Part of the Passer domesticus isolate bPasDom1 chromosome 8, bPasDom1.hap1, whole genome shotgun sequence genome is shown below.
tgcaggtgacaccatttcttctttggctgattccggcccggtgctgagctccagcagaaccctggcagagcccagagcagcctcagcatccgcagagcccggctgcaaggagagaaagcagaaaccgCCCATCAGCTGAAagctcctgtcccttgtcccagctgcccgtggtgcccaggccatgctggctgtgcccagagctgtgcccagagctgcccatcagtgctgcctttgggagcagggcaggagggcaggacatgtgcccagcctgcagccagccttggcacatccacctgctcagcagctgcccagagcaggatgctcctgtgctcgctgccatctcccaaaagctctgatcccaccctgccaagcagacggggacccacctcatgccatccatggttggaaaaaaagctggtcccaaacgatgtcctcagcctgctccaagggcacggcccatccacgccgcagctgctcccaagaacttcctgatccagactggaccaaccagaattcttcctttagaaaaacaaacaacaaattgttgaaaatagattacagacaaaaagggaaaaaaagaataaagggaaaaatcatatgtctgtgaggggattgaggaaggcccaagccctgcatgccagggaaaaacccagccatgtgtgagcaaaggccaggttttctcccttccccctgcactgtcccccacaataaccgtgatcccaaagcaaaccagggcagtggagctgcccaagcccttccttgcctgcacagcaaagcacctgtgcGCAGattctggagtcccacctctgctcccaccacaggggtttgtttgtgtcgggctggctgccccagccccagacccagccccagcctggagcacggtgggtgctgggggctgttggcaggaccaggagcccactcccatttcatacccaccccagcccatgcccccagccctgccaaaagcagctgggcagccgactgaaggatcagctgcatctgcccccgcaaaggggggaacctttgcttcccagccaggctgggcaatgcccaaatctgggagcatttccccacatgtggactcatctgcaaattccctgtggagtttggctttgaagaaggtgccacaatcaaagtgcatcaccttcaactgctggtggccaggttgaggaagaggttgtcatccttcatgtcatccttcatgtcatcctcgctgtctcctgcagcagcagccccacccggtacagcttctctgggggcttcttctccttccctggggtgagaccaggctgtcagggctctgcccagggccccagctgtcagggaaccaggacaagcaaaacctgcttggatggcagccaccagggctgggcagagcagctcagctccagcacaagggctgcatgttcccatcccatgaccctggtgcagtgacacgggctggctttctttgcttcttatTGCCAAGGCATTTGTGCAGttgtaacttaccagggccctgcagcacagtgtgcctgtgcctctctcccttcttctagggcagatgaatatcctgcatccaaggatgacagaacacctcttctaatgagggtctggccaaggggtgcatggataaacaccacccaatcagattttggcactctggggagagaaaccagaaactgcccgtcagctggagaaggctcctgtctgctttgccccactattcccatgcccaggccatgctggatgcgctcagagctgggcctgaactttcccatcaattcttggttttgggggagagcaggacatgtgccacctcctcagcagctgccagagcgggatgctcccgagcccgctgctgtctcccagcactggtattccccccgtgcccagagaagaggattcacctggagagagctgttgtggcagcgagagctggccccagctgaagttccagcccctcctgaaaggcatcttcccgcagaccatctcgtgcagcaggatgcccagggaccagatggtagctggctcgccatggtaccagccaaagcgggtccattccggggggctgtatgatggtgttcctgtggaatacagatggagttcagcagggggatgctgctgctcccagagcctggccccagcatccctgggcaagcgggggctgcatcagtggcacacagggtgaccactgtcctctcaccagcatctgggactggtgtacaaacttgggattgcaaaagaagccactggtgtgggaaggggacagtggaagccctggctaggcctgaccatgacatgcaaaggaaatacccactgcgtgctggggaaaaaccatgccctcattctccctgcccGCACTGCCCCAAATGtattataaaggcaagacaaacagggcaagtggagcagtctAAGCCCTTCCTCTTTCCTGCACACAAACCGGCTGGGACACAGGTTccaacctccctctctgctacccccacccacggctgtttttgtcaggctggctgccccagcccagccccaatcctgggcacagtggtgggcaaaggctgccagcagggctggaagatggctccccacccagccctgctctaaagcaactcagctgcagattcagtcccctgagtggcagcaaaatgGAGAATtcccgctgccacacccagcttgggctgtgagatcttgggccgtgagatgccaggagcaggagcacagtcctgtgtaggctcacctgcaaagtgagtgtaggctgtctcttgcaggtaggtgccacagccaaagtcaatcaatttggcctgcccggtggccaggtcaaccaggatgttctctggtttgatatcgcggtgcaggaccccgcagctggtgcagtgccgcacggcctccagcacctggcggaacagctgcCGTGCCACCTCCTCAcgcaggaacccccgtgcccgaatgaaatgcaggaggtcctgagagtgctctggccgctccagcaccatcacaatgtcgctggggagctcaagccatTCCAGCAGTTGGACCACACCGGAGAAGccactggacaccttgtccagcagcacaacctccaggggtgcgctggtgccgtcgggctgcgggaggagcacgatgccgtcagtggggctGATGCCGTGCCGGGCctgggcaacccctcagccagcccgggatgctctgcgccctgtgctggccccaggcCCGCTCCCCCTCGAGATGTCCTGGcggctcccaccctgccgggcctcggctcatccccgcccggcacggcccagCTTCTCCCActgtcccggctcactcaccagctcgctccaaCGCCAGATGCGGTTCCGTGGCACCtttttgatggccacctgcaagccaaggggagcagcgggctcagctcaacgcccgccctgcccagccccatcctcttcctcctgcgccccctcctcctccgcccgccgccggccccgccgctcaccggggtgccgtccgagagccgcgtccCCGACCAGACACTGCCGAATCCTCCACGtcccagcagcgagcccagccaGTACCGCTcatgcagggcctcctgcgccttccctgcg
Proteins encoded:
- the LOC135305965 gene encoding serine/threonine-protein kinase pim-1-like; amino-acid sequence: MFGQAQGLPSGNVGLEAGASGAAPGPAAPVSRCKERTPGDGRAGAGEGRSGAVAGPGPSADSRVPPAGKAQEALHERYWLGSLLGRGGFGSVWSGTRLSDGTPVAIKKVPRNRIWRWSELPDGTSAPLEVVLLDKVSSGFSGVVQLLEWLELPSDIVMVLERPEHSQDLLHFIRARGFLREEVARQLFRQVLEAVRHCTSCGVLHRDIKPENILVDLATGQAKLIDFGCGTYLQETAYTHFAGTPSYSPPEWTRFGWYHGEPATIWSLGILLHEMVCGKM